The following are from one region of the Hydrogenimonas sp. SS33 genome:
- the rpoC gene encoding DNA-directed RNA polymerase subunit beta' has product MKKLVPVEVTEESRPKDIKAIQLRLASPEKILSWSFGEVKKPETINYRTLKPERDGLFCAKIFGPVRDYECLCGKYKKMRYKGVVCEKCGVEVTSSKVRRYRMGHIDLVTPVAHIWYVNSLPSRIGTLLGVKMKDLERVLYYEAYIVENPGEASYDNEGKAPVLKYDILNEEQFQSLYQRFGDTGFHAEMGGEVIKRLLADLDLAELFHQLKEEVENTGSEAKRKTLVKRLKVIESFLNSNNRPEWMMLDVLPVLPPDLRPLVALDGGKFAVSDVNDLYRRVINRNQRLKRLMELDAPEIIIRNEKRMLQEAVDALFDNGRRGNAVKGANKRPLKSLSEVIKGKQGRFRQNLLGKRVDFSGRSVIVVGPSLRMDQCGLPKNMALELFKPHLLAKLEEKGYATTLKAAKNMIEEKTNEVWECLQEIVEEYPVMLNRAPTLHKLSIQAFHPVLIDGKAIQLHPLVCAAFNADFDGDQMAVHVPLSQEAIAECKLLMLSSMNVLLPASGKAITVPSQDMILGLYYLSLERKGVKGSNKLFANVKEVLTALDGDHLDINARVRTMVDGRVVYTTAGRLILKSILPDFVPENMWNKVLKKKDIGALIDHVYKHGGLEITAEFLDNLKDLGFKNATMAGVSISADDIRIPEEKYRLVDEAKKRVREIQQQYNAGLLTEQERYNKIVDVWTDTNNAVAEAMMKMIREDKDGFNSIFMMADSGARGSAAQIRQLAGMRGLMAKPDGTIIETPILSNFKEGLNALEYFISTHGARKGLADTALKTANAGYLTRKLIDVSQNVKVVMDDCGTHEGVEVTDITIGSEMIEPLEDRVHGRVLADDVIDPISNEILISEGTLIDDEKAQLIKDAGVRAVTIRTPITCKAEGGVCAKCYGLNMGEGKMVKVGEAIGIIAAQSIGEPGTQLTLRTFHIGGTASSEKAERQAVATKEGFIRYYNLKTYTNSEGKLLVANRRNAGILLVEPKIKAPFGGELTVQTIHDEVVLTLKNGDEKIRYVLRKSDVAKPNELAGVSGKIEGKLYLPYPNGGKVEERESIVEVIKDGWNVPNRIPYAAELRVRDGAPVTQTIKAEANGVVKYYQLRGDYLERFKDVKEGDKIEEKGLFAVVADSEGREASRHYIARGSVIKVGDDSEVTFETVIAEPSGNEYTVIAEWDPYTDPIIAEANGKVTFEDIIPGITASEQFDEITGQTRLEINEYTPPGYKPAIVLATEGGEIIRYAMEPKTAIFVQDGQEVHIADILAKTPKAVAKSRDITGGLPRVSELFEARRPKDPALIAEIDGVVAFGKPLRGKERIIIQGENGQTSEYLVDKNRQILVHNGEFVHAGEKLTDGTVSSHDILRILGEKALHYYMVSEIQQVYRRQGVNISDKHIEIIYSQMLRQVRIVDSGNTKFIAGDLVSRRQFREENERIMKLGGEPAIAEPVLVGITRAAVSSDSFISAASFQDTTKVLTEASISAKIDPLEDLKENVIIGRLIPVGTGLYRPEKVKMVSNAPAEEEEEEA; this is encoded by the coding sequence ATGAAAAAACTGGTACCTGTGGAAGTGACGGAAGAGAGCCGTCCGAAGGATATCAAGGCGATCCAGCTGCGGCTGGCGAGCCCCGAAAAGATCCTGTCCTGGAGTTTCGGCGAAGTCAAGAAACCCGAGACCATCAACTACCGTACCCTCAAACCCGAACGCGACGGCCTCTTCTGCGCCAAGATCTTCGGGCCGGTCCGCGACTACGAGTGCCTCTGCGGCAAATACAAGAAGATGCGCTACAAAGGCGTCGTCTGCGAAAAGTGCGGGGTCGAGGTCACCAGTTCCAAAGTGCGCCGCTACCGCATGGGCCACATCGACCTGGTCACGCCGGTCGCCCACATCTGGTACGTCAACTCGCTCCCCAGCCGTATCGGAACGCTGCTGGGCGTGAAGATGAAAGACCTGGAGCGGGTACTCTACTATGAAGCCTACATTGTCGAAAACCCCGGCGAGGCGAGCTACGACAACGAGGGCAAAGCGCCGGTTCTGAAGTACGACATTCTCAACGAAGAGCAGTTCCAGTCGCTCTACCAGCGCTTCGGAGACACCGGTTTCCATGCGGAGATGGGCGGCGAAGTGATCAAACGGCTGCTGGCGGACCTGGATCTGGCGGAACTCTTCCACCAGCTCAAGGAGGAGGTGGAGAACACCGGCAGCGAAGCGAAGCGCAAAACCCTGGTCAAGCGCCTGAAGGTGATCGAATCCTTCCTCAACTCCAACAACCGTCCCGAATGGATGATGCTCGACGTCCTGCCGGTGCTCCCCCCCGACCTGCGCCCCCTCGTGGCGCTGGACGGCGGAAAGTTCGCGGTGAGCGACGTCAACGACCTCTACCGCCGCGTCATCAACCGCAACCAGCGCCTCAAGCGCCTGATGGAGCTGGATGCGCCCGAAATCATCATCCGCAACGAAAAGCGGATGCTCCAGGAGGCGGTCGACGCGCTCTTTGACAACGGACGCCGCGGCAACGCCGTCAAGGGTGCCAACAAGCGTCCGCTCAAGTCGCTGAGCGAAGTGATCAAGGGTAAACAGGGCCGCTTCCGCCAGAACCTGCTGGGTAAACGGGTCGACTTCTCCGGCCGTTCGGTCATCGTCGTCGGCCCCAGCCTGCGCATGGACCAGTGCGGCCTGCCCAAAAACATGGCCCTGGAGCTCTTCAAGCCCCACCTGCTGGCGAAGCTGGAGGAGAAGGGGTACGCCACCACCCTCAAGGCGGCGAAAAACATGATTGAGGAGAAGACCAACGAAGTGTGGGAGTGCCTCCAGGAGATCGTCGAAGAGTACCCGGTCATGCTCAACCGGGCGCCGACGCTGCACAAACTCTCCATCCAGGCTTTCCACCCCGTACTGATCGACGGCAAGGCGATCCAGCTCCACCCGCTGGTCTGTGCCGCCTTTAACGCCGACTTCGACGGGGACCAGATGGCGGTCCACGTGCCGCTGAGCCAGGAGGCGATCGCCGAGTGCAAGCTGCTGATGCTCAGCTCCATGAACGTCCTGCTGCCCGCCAGCGGCAAGGCGATCACCGTTCCCAGCCAGGATATGATTCTGGGCCTCTACTACCTCTCCCTCGAACGGAAGGGTGTCAAGGGCTCCAACAAGCTCTTCGCCAACGTCAAGGAGGTGCTGACAGCCCTGGACGGCGACCATCTGGACATCAACGCCCGGGTCAGGACCATGGTGGACGGCCGCGTCGTCTACACCACCGCCGGGCGGCTGATCCTCAAGTCGATCCTTCCCGACTTCGTTCCCGAAAACATGTGGAACAAAGTGCTGAAGAAGAAGGATATCGGCGCTCTGATCGACCACGTCTACAAACATGGCGGTCTGGAGATCACGGCGGAGTTCCTGGACAACCTCAAAGACCTCGGCTTTAAAAACGCGACGATGGCCGGTGTCTCCATCTCCGCCGACGACATCCGGATTCCGGAAGAGAAGTACCGCCTCGTCGACGAAGCGAAGAAACGTGTCCGCGAAATCCAGCAGCAGTACAACGCCGGCCTTTTGACGGAGCAGGAGCGCTACAACAAGATCGTCGACGTCTGGACCGATACCAACAACGCCGTCGCCGAAGCGATGATGAAGATGATCCGCGAAGACAAGGACGGTTTCAACTCCATCTTCATGATGGCCGACTCCGGGGCGCGGGGTAGCGCCGCCCAGATCCGCCAGCTGGCGGGGATGCGGGGCCTGATGGCCAAACCGGACGGCACCATCATCGAAACGCCGATCCTCTCCAACTTCAAAGAGGGGCTCAACGCCCTGGAGTACTTCATCTCCACCCACGGTGCCCGCAAAGGTCTGGCCGATACCGCACTCAAGACCGCCAACGCCGGATACCTGACACGGAAGCTGATCGACGTCTCCCAGAACGTCAAGGTCGTCATGGACGACTGCGGCACCCACGAAGGGGTCGAAGTGACCGACATCACCATCGGTTCGGAGATGATCGAACCGCTGGAAGACCGTGTCCACGGCCGCGTCCTTGCCGACGACGTGATCGACCCTATCAGCAACGAGATCCTCATCTCCGAGGGGACGCTGATCGACGACGAAAAAGCGCAGCTCATCAAAGATGCCGGCGTGCGTGCCGTCACGATCCGCACCCCGATCACCTGTAAGGCGGAAGGGGGCGTCTGCGCCAAATGCTACGGCCTCAACATGGGGGAAGGCAAGATGGTCAAGGTGGGCGAAGCCATCGGTATCATCGCCGCCCAGTCCATCGGCGAGCCGGGTACCCAGTTGACCCTGCGGACCTTCCACATCGGGGGTACCGCCTCCAGTGAGAAGGCGGAGCGCCAGGCGGTGGCGACCAAAGAGGGCTTCATCCGCTACTACAACCTCAAAACCTACACCAACAGCGAAGGCAAGCTGCTGGTGGCCAACCGCCGCAACGCCGGTATCCTGCTGGTGGAGCCGAAGATCAAGGCACCTTTCGGCGGCGAGCTGACGGTCCAGACGATCCACGACGAAGTGGTCCTGACCCTGAAGAACGGCGACGAAAAGATCCGCTACGTCCTGCGCAAGAGCGATGTGGCCAAGCCCAACGAACTGGCGGGCGTCAGCGGCAAGATCGAAGGGAAACTCTATCTCCCCTATCCCAACGGGGGCAAGGTGGAAGAGCGCGAATCGATCGTCGAAGTGATCAAGGACGGCTGGAACGTGCCCAACCGTATCCCCTACGCGGCGGAACTGCGTGTACGCGACGGGGCACCCGTCACCCAGACCATCAAGGCCGAAGCCAACGGCGTGGTCAAGTACTACCAGCTCCGCGGCGACTACCTGGAGCGCTTCAAGGATGTCAAAGAGGGCGACAAGATCGAAGAGAAGGGGCTCTTCGCCGTCGTCGCCGACAGCGAGGGGCGCGAGGCGAGCCGCCACTACATCGCCCGCGGATCGGTCATCAAAGTGGGTGACGACAGCGAGGTGACGTTCGAGACGGTCATCGCCGAGCCCAGCGGCAACGAATACACCGTCATCGCCGAATGGGACCCCTATACCGACCCGATCATCGCGGAGGCCAACGGCAAGGTGACCTTCGAGGATATCATCCCCGGCATCACCGCCAGCGAGCAGTTCGACGAGATTACGGGGCAGACCCGTCTGGAGATCAACGAGTACACCCCTCCGGGATACAAGCCGGCCATCGTCCTCGCCACCGAAGGCGGGGAGATCATCCGCTACGCCATGGAGCCCAAAACGGCGATCTTCGTCCAGGACGGCCAGGAGGTACATATCGCCGACATTCTGGCGAAGACACCCAAAGCGGTCGCCAAGTCTCGGGACATCACCGGGGGTCTGCCGCGGGTTTCCGAACTCTTCGAAGCGCGCCGCCCCAAAGACCCCGCCCTCATCGCCGAGATCGACGGCGTGGTCGCCTTCGGCAAACCGCTGCGCGGCAAAGAGCGGATCATCATCCAGGGTGAAAACGGACAGACTTCCGAATACCTGGTCGACAAGAACCGCCAGATTCTCGTCCACAACGGCGAATTCGTGCATGCCGGCGAAAAACTGACCGACGGAACCGTCAGCAGCCACGACATTCTCCGCATTCTGGGAGAGAAGGCGCTGCACTACTACATGGTCAGTGAGATCCAGCAGGTTTACCGCCGCCAGGGGGTCAACATCTCCGACAAACACATCGAGATCATCTACTCCCAGATGCTGCGCCAGGTGCGCATCGTCGACAGCGGCAACACCAAGTTCATCGCCGGCGACCTGGTGAGCCGCCGCCAGTTCAGGGAAGAGAACGAGCGCATCATGAAGCTGGGCGGCGAACCCGCCATCGCCGAGCCGGTCCTGGTGGGTATCACCCGTGCAGCGGTCAGCTCCGACAGCTTCATTTCAGCCGCCTCCTTCCAGGATACGACCAAAGTCCTGACCGAAGCGAGCATCTCCGCCAAGATCGACCCGCTGGAAGATCTGAAAGAGAATGTCATCATCGGGCGCCTCATTCCGGTCGGTACCGGACTCTACCGCCCCGAGAAGGTGAAGATGGTCTCCAACGCGCCGGCCGAGGAGGAAGAGGAGGAGGCGTAA
- the rpsL gene encoding 30S ribosomal protein S12: protein MPTINQLVRKERKKVTKKSKSPALVKCPQRRGVCTRVYTTTPKKPNSALRKVAKVRLTSGFEVISYIPGEGHNLQEHSIVLVRGGRVKDLPGVKYHIVRGALDTAGVANRRVSRSKYGAKRPKS from the coding sequence GTGCCAACCATCAACCAACTGGTTCGTAAGGAACGCAAAAAAGTCACCAAAAAATCGAAGTCTCCGGCACTGGTCAAGTGCCCCCAGCGACGCGGCGTCTGCACCCGTGTCTATACCACGACTCCGAAAAAACCGAACTCCGCGCTTCGTAAAGTCGCGAAGGTCCGGCTCACCAGCGGATTCGAGGTCATCAGCTACATCCCCGGCGAGGGACACAATCTCCAAGAGCACAGCATCGTGCTGGTACGCGGCGGCCGGGTCAAAGACCTTCCGGGTGTGAAGTACCACATCGTCCGCGGCGCGCTCGACACCGCCGGTGTCGCCAACCGACGCGTATCGCGCTCCAAATACGGTGCGAAACGCCCCAAATCTTAA
- the fusA gene encoding elongation factor G, translating into MARKTPINRVRNIGIAAHIDAGKTTTTERILFYTGLSHKIGEVHDGAATMDWMEQEQERGITITSAATTCFWKDHQINIIDTPGHVDFTIEVERSMRVLDGAVAVFCAVGGVQPQSETVWRQANKYGVPRMAFVNKMDRVGADFFEVERQIRERLNSNAVPIQIPIGAEEDFQGVVDLVTMKAIIWEDEGFGQKYEITDIPADLVDKANEYREKLIEAVAETSEDLMEKYFGGEELTEEEIKKGIKTATLDMSMVPMLCGTAFKNKGVQPLLDAVVDYLPAPTEVRNIHGEDMEGNPVEVQSTDDGPFAALAFKIMTDPFVGQLTFIRVYRGIVDAGSYVYNSTKGKKERIGRLLKMHSNKREEIKELYAGEIGACVGLKSTLTGDTLCDEKEKVILERMEFPDPVISVAVEPKTKADQEKMSIALQKLAEEDPSFRVHTDEESGQTIISGMGELHLEIIVDRMMREFKVEAEVGQPQVAYRETIKTPVEQEYKYAKQSGGRGQYGHVFLKLEPMEPGSGYEFVDAIKGGVVPREYIPAVDKGVQEAMQNGVLAGYPVEDVKVTLYDGSYHDVDSSEMAFKLAGSMCFKEGAKKANPVILEPIMKVEVEVPEEYMGDVIGDLNRRRGQINSMEDRHGNKIVNAFVPLAEMFGYSTDLRSATQGRGTYAMEFDHYEEVPKNVADEIIKKRNG; encoded by the coding sequence ATGGCACGAAAAACCCCTATAAACCGTGTACGAAACATCGGTATCGCCGCCCACATCGATGCCGGAAAAACCACGACGACCGAACGGATTCTCTTCTATACCGGTCTGTCGCACAAGATTGGTGAGGTCCACGACGGCGCCGCCACCATGGACTGGATGGAGCAGGAGCAGGAGCGCGGTATCACCATTACCTCTGCCGCGACCACCTGTTTCTGGAAAGACCACCAGATCAACATCATCGACACCCCCGGCCACGTCGACTTCACCATCGAAGTCGAGCGCTCCATGCGTGTTCTCGACGGTGCCGTCGCCGTCTTCTGTGCCGTCGGCGGCGTCCAGCCCCAGTCCGAAACCGTCTGGCGCCAGGCCAACAAATACGGTGTTCCCCGCATGGCCTTCGTCAACAAGATGGACCGTGTCGGTGCCGACTTCTTCGAGGTTGAGCGCCAGATCAGAGAGCGCCTCAACTCCAACGCCGTGCCGATCCAGATTCCCATCGGTGCGGAAGAGGATTTCCAGGGCGTCGTCGACCTGGTGACGATGAAAGCGATCATCTGGGAAGACGAAGGCTTCGGGCAGAAGTACGAGATTACCGACATTCCCGCCGACCTGGTCGACAAAGCCAACGAATACCGCGAAAAGCTGATCGAAGCGGTCGCGGAGACCAGCGAAGATCTGATGGAAAAGTATTTCGGCGGCGAAGAGCTGACCGAAGAGGAGATCAAGAAAGGCATCAAAACCGCGACGCTGGATATGAGCATGGTTCCGATGCTCTGCGGTACCGCCTTCAAGAACAAAGGGGTTCAGCCGCTGCTTGACGCGGTCGTCGACTACCTGCCCGCTCCGACGGAAGTACGCAACATCCACGGGGAAGACATGGAAGGCAACCCGGTCGAAGTCCAGTCCACCGACGACGGCCCGTTCGCGGCGCTTGCATTCAAGATCATGACCGACCCCTTCGTCGGACAGCTCACCTTCATCCGCGTCTACCGCGGTATTGTCGATGCGGGAAGCTACGTCTACAACTCCACGAAGGGTAAAAAAGAGCGCATCGGCCGCCTGCTGAAGATGCACTCCAACAAACGGGAAGAGATCAAAGAACTCTATGCCGGTGAAATCGGCGCCTGCGTCGGTCTGAAATCGACCCTGACCGGCGACACCCTCTGTGACGAAAAAGAGAAGGTGATTCTCGAGCGGATGGAGTTCCCCGATCCCGTTATCTCCGTCGCCGTCGAGCCCAAGACGAAAGCGGACCAGGAGAAGATGTCCATCGCCCTACAGAAACTGGCGGAAGAGGACCCCTCTTTCCGCGTCCACACCGACGAAGAGAGCGGCCAGACCATCATCTCCGGTATGGGTGAGCTCCACCTGGAGATCATCGTCGACCGTATGATGCGCGAATTCAAGGTCGAGGCGGAAGTGGGACAGCCCCAGGTCGCCTACCGCGAAACCATCAAAACGCCGGTCGAGCAGGAGTACAAATACGCCAAGCAGTCCGGCGGTCGCGGTCAGTACGGCCACGTCTTCCTGAAACTGGAGCCGATGGAGCCCGGCAGCGGGTACGAATTCGTCGATGCGATCAAAGGGGGTGTGGTTCCCCGCGAATATATTCCCGCCGTCGACAAGGGTGTCCAGGAAGCGATGCAAAACGGCGTCCTCGCGGGCTACCCCGTCGAAGATGTCAAAGTCACGCTCTACGACGGTAGCTACCACGATGTCGACTCCAGTGAAATGGCCTTCAAACTGGCCGGTTCCATGTGTTTCAAAGAGGGCGCGAAAAAAGCGAACCCCGTCATTCTCGAACCGATCATGAAGGTCGAAGTGGAAGTGCCCGAAGAGTACATGGGCGACGTCATCGGCGACCTGAACCGCCGCCGCGGACAGATCAACAGCATGGAAGACCGCCACGGAAACAAGATCGTCAACGCCTTCGTCCCCCTGGCGGAGATGTTCGGCTACTCCACAGACCTGCGCTCCGCGACCCAGGGACGCGGAACCTACGCCATGGAGTTCGACCATTACGAAGAGGTTCCCAAAAACGTCGCCGACGAAATCATCAAGAAGCGCAACGGCTGA
- the rpsG gene encoding 30S ribosomal protein S7: MRRRRAPVREVMPDPIYGSKVVTKFINGIMLDGKKSVAETVMYSALKIAEEKSGKKGIEIFEEAIENVKPLMEVKSRRVGGATYQVPIEVRPVRQQALAIRWIIDAARKRNERTMAARLANELIEASEKRGAAYKKKEDTYKMAEANKAFAHYRW, translated from the coding sequence ATGAGAAGACGACGAGCCCCCGTACGTGAAGTGATGCCTGACCCGATTTACGGAAGTAAAGTGGTCACCAAGTTTATCAACGGGATCATGCTGGATGGGAAGAAATCCGTTGCTGAAACAGTAATGTACAGTGCTTTGAAGATCGCCGAAGAAAAGAGCGGTAAAAAAGGTATCGAAATTTTCGAAGAGGCGATCGAGAACGTCAAACCTCTGATGGAAGTCAAAAGCCGACGTGTCGGCGGTGCGACCTATCAGGTGCCGATCGAAGTCCGCCCGGTTCGCCAGCAGGCACTCGCGATCCGGTGGATCATCGACGCGGCACGCAAGCGCAACGAGCGCACGATGGCGGCCCGCCTCGCCAACGAACTGATCGAAGCGAGCGAAAAGCGCGGCGCAGCCTACAAGAAGAAAGAAGACACCTACAAGATGGCAGAAGCGAACAAAGCGTTCGCTCACTATCGATGGTAA